A genomic region of Deltaproteobacteria bacterium contains the following coding sequences:
- a CDS encoding (2Fe-2S) ferredoxin domain-containing protein, with translation MKEKPVSQACLVCQNIDCKSRGADQVMADLQQRIAAKGLKDVEVKSYMCFGACQEGPNVVIYPEKNWYAHVKTEDLDDIVEHLAGGPHVQRLDTIDSSLKELIYQLLDTGIF, from the coding sequence ATCAAGGAGAAGCCCGTGAGCCAAGCTTGTCTCGTTTGTCAGAACATCGATTGCAAGTCCCGTGGAGCAGACCAGGTGATGGCGGATCTCCAACAGCGGATCGCCGCTAAAGGTCTCAAGGACGTCGAAGTGAAATCCTACATGTGCTTCGGCGCCTGCCAAGAAGGCCCCAACGTTGTGATCTACCCGGAGAAAAACTGGTACGCCCACGTCAAGACCGAAGATCTCGATGACATCGTCGAGCATCTTGCCGGCGGCCCCCATGTCCAACGGTTGGACACCATTGACTCGTCTTTGAAAGAATTGATCTATCAACTTCTCGACACGGGGATTTTTTAA